A DNA window from Brenneria izadpanahii contains the following coding sequences:
- a CDS encoding lysine/arginine/ornithine ABC transporter substrate-binding protein codes for MRLTILTLITAVAMTITAPAFAQSKIRVATEGAFAPWNFTNAKGQLDGFEIDLTHELCARIKADCAIYAQSWDGIIPSIKTGKYDVIIASMSITPKRQEVIAFSEPYAVAVNTFLTLKDGSLPSLAGKGESLGLEADKANADAVISELSSQLKGKVIGVQTSTTAASFLADRFKGTDVREYKTIDEANLDLIAGRIDAILANVTVLQEALKTPDMKDANITGPLFSGKAFGAVAIGLRKEDTALKSELDTGLKEMRADGTLKKLSEKWFGFDITPKD; via the coding sequence ATGAGACTCACCATACTCACTCTTATTACCGCCGTCGCCATGACTATCACAGCCCCGGCTTTTGCGCAGAGTAAAATACGTGTCGCCACCGAAGGCGCCTTTGCGCCATGGAACTTCACCAATGCCAAGGGGCAGCTTGACGGATTCGAGATTGACCTCACCCATGAACTTTGTGCCCGCATTAAAGCCGACTGCGCTATTTATGCCCAAAGCTGGGATGGCATTATTCCATCGATCAAAACAGGGAAATATGATGTCATCATTGCATCAATGAGCATTACGCCAAAGCGTCAAGAGGTCATCGCTTTTTCTGAACCCTATGCCGTTGCAGTCAATACTTTCCTGACGCTCAAGGACGGTTCGCTTCCTTCTCTTGCCGGTAAGGGCGAAAGTCTTGGGCTAGAAGCCGACAAGGCTAATGCGGACGCCGTCATTAGCGAACTTTCCAGCCAACTGAAAGGCAAGGTTATCGGCGTTCAGACATCAACCACAGCAGCTTCATTTCTCGCCGACCGTTTTAAAGGTACAGACGTGCGGGAGTATAAAACGATCGATGAGGCAAATCTGGATCTAATAGCCGGACGCATTGATGCGATATTAGCAAACGTCACGGTACTTCAGGAGGCGCTGAAAACACCAGACATGAAGGATGCGAACATTACCGGGCCGTTATTTTCCGGAAAAGCCTTTGGCGCAGTCGCGATAGGTCTGCGTAAAGAAGATACAGCCCTGAAATCAGAGTTGGATACGGGTTTAAAAGAGATGCGTGCGGACGGGACACTCAAAAAACTGAGCGAAAAATGGTTTGGTTTTGACATTACACCCAAAGATTAA
- a CDS encoding helix-turn-helix domain-containing protein, whose translation MEPHDWHPADIIAGLKKQGTTMAAISRGAGLASSTLANALTRHWPKGERLIAEALNKRPEEIWPSRYRNIGSGQGGGGKSE comes from the coding sequence ATGGAACCACATGACTGGCATCCGGCGGATATTATTGCGGGTTTAAAAAAGCAGGGAACAACGATGGCGGCGATTTCCCGAGGGGCGGGGTTGGCATCGTCCACGCTGGCGAATGCATTGACGCGACACTGGCCGAAAGGCGAACGCCTGATCGCCGAGGCGCTAAATAAACGCCCCGAAGAGATCTGGCCTTCGCGCTACCGAAACATCGGGAGCGGGCAGGGCGGGGGAGGGAAATCAGAATGA
- the guaB gene encoding IMP dehydrogenase yields MLRIAKEALTFDDVLLIPAHSTVLPNTADLTTQLTKTIRLNIPMLSAAMDTVTESRLAIALAQEGGLGFIHKNMSIERQAEEVSRVKRHESGVVVDPQTVTPTTTLRQVKELTERNGFAGYPVVAEGNELVGIITGRDVRFVTDLDLPVSAVMTPKERLVTVKADEAREVVLHRMHEKRVEKALVVDDEFHLLGMITVKDFQKAERKPNACKDEHGRLRVGAAVGAGEGNEERIDALVAAGVDVLLIDSSHGHSEGVLQRIRDARAKYPNLPIIGGNVATAAGAKALADAGVSAVKVGIGPGSICTTRIVTGVGVPQITAISDAVAALEGTGIPVIADGGIRFSGDIAKAIAAGAACVMVGSMLAGTEESPGEIELYQGRSFKSYRGMGSLGAMSKGSSDRYFQSDNAADKLVPEGIEGRVAYKGRLKEIVHQQMGGLRSCMGLTGCGTIDALRTQAEFVRISGAGIQESHVHDVTITKESPNYRMGS; encoded by the coding sequence ATGCTACGTATCGCTAAAGAAGCACTGACGTTTGACGACGTCCTCCTTATTCCCGCTCATTCGACTGTTCTGCCTAATACGGCTGATTTAACGACTCAACTGACGAAAACCATTCGCCTGAATATTCCTATGCTGTCCGCCGCGATGGATACCGTAACGGAATCTCGTCTGGCGATTGCGCTGGCGCAGGAAGGCGGCCTTGGCTTTATTCATAAAAATATGTCCATTGAACGTCAGGCTGAAGAAGTTAGCCGCGTAAAAAGACATGAAAGCGGCGTCGTTGTGGATCCTCAGACCGTAACGCCGACCACCACGCTGCGTCAGGTAAAAGAACTGACCGAACGTAACGGCTTTGCCGGTTATCCGGTGGTTGCCGAAGGCAATGAACTGGTTGGCATCATTACCGGCCGTGACGTGCGTTTCGTCACCGATTTGGATCTGCCGGTCAGCGCGGTGATGACGCCGAAAGAGCGTTTGGTAACGGTAAAAGCCGACGAAGCCCGTGAAGTGGTTTTGCACAGAATGCATGAGAAGCGCGTTGAAAAAGCGCTGGTGGTGGATGATGAATTTCACCTGCTCGGCATGATCACCGTAAAAGATTTCCAGAAAGCGGAACGTAAGCCCAACGCTTGTAAAGATGAGCATGGCCGTCTGCGCGTTGGGGCTGCTGTCGGCGCCGGCGAGGGTAACGAAGAGCGTATCGATGCGCTGGTTGCCGCCGGTGTCGATGTGCTGCTGATTGACTCTTCGCACGGTCATTCCGAAGGCGTGTTGCAGCGTATCCGCGACGCCCGCGCCAAATATCCGAACCTGCCGATTATCGGCGGTAACGTGGCGACCGCCGCAGGCGCAAAAGCGTTGGCGGACGCCGGCGTCAGCGCGGTTAAAGTGGGTATCGGTCCTGGTTCCATTTGTACTACCCGTATTGTTACCGGCGTGGGCGTTCCGCAGATCACCGCTATTTCCGATGCGGTCGCCGCGCTGGAAGGCACCGGTATTCCGGTTATCGCCGACGGCGGTATTCGTTTCTCCGGCGATATCGCTAAAGCCATCGCCGCCGGCGCCGCTTGCGTGATGGTGGGCTCCATGCTGGCCGGTACCGAAGAATCTCCCGGCGAGATCGAACTGTATCAGGGGCGTTCTTTCAAATCCTACCGCGGTATGGGTTCGCTGGGCGCGATGTCCAAAGGCTCCTCCGACCGTTACTTCCAGAGCGACAACGCGGCGGACAAACTGGTGCCGGAAGGTATCGAAGGCCGCGTAGCTTATAAAGGCCGCCTGAAAGAAATCGTCCATCAACAGATGGGCGGCCTGCGTTCCTGCATGGGCCTGACCGGCTGCGGAACGATAGACGCGCTGCGCACTCAGGCCGAGTTCGTACGCATCAGCGGCGCGGGTATTCAGGAAAGCCATGTTCACGACGTTACCATTACCAAGGAATCACCGAATTATCGAATGGGTTCATAA
- a CDS encoding LysR substrate-binding domain-containing protein translates to MFQSHRLNLRQVEAFRAVMLTGQITAAAELLFVTQPAVSRLIADFERSTKLHLFDRKGNRLVPTSAAFALMHEVQNAFIGLDRIGKAAEDIGRNFAGTLRIVAMPALANGILARFLAQFVREREGLHVSLDALPSPTVIERIASGNVELGYVDFQFDRAGMLCRHRSIAAVVALPSGHPLCMKPFLTRSDLVGEKLIDIEPGSIFSKRLSVELEGIDKASMIETYYSHTACSMVMAGAGLAVTDPFSAHEFLGRGLTIRPFQPFLEAGFTEIRSVDHANGDLTSEFTDAFWVFLQTELDIAG, encoded by the coding sequence ATGTTCCAATCGCACCGACTTAATCTCAGACAGGTTGAAGCATTTCGCGCAGTCATGCTGACCGGTCAGATCACGGCGGCCGCGGAGCTCCTGTTTGTGACGCAGCCGGCGGTCAGCCGTCTGATTGCTGATTTTGAGCGCAGTACAAAACTGCATTTGTTTGATCGTAAAGGAAACCGCTTAGTCCCCACGTCGGCGGCGTTTGCATTGATGCATGAAGTTCAGAATGCTTTTATCGGCCTGGACCGGATCGGAAAGGCGGCGGAAGATATCGGACGCAATTTTGCAGGAACATTACGCATCGTGGCGATGCCCGCATTGGCAAATGGCATTCTCGCCCGCTTTCTCGCACAATTTGTGCGTGAGCGAGAAGGGCTGCATGTTTCACTTGATGCATTACCGTCGCCAACGGTTATTGAGCGGATTGCTTCAGGTAATGTGGAACTTGGATATGTTGACTTCCAATTTGATCGTGCCGGAATGCTCTGCCGTCATCGTTCAATTGCCGCTGTTGTTGCATTGCCATCCGGTCATCCACTTTGTATGAAGCCTTTTTTGACGCGCAGTGATTTAGTCGGTGAAAAGCTGATAGACATTGAGCCCGGCTCGATTTTCTCCAAACGTTTGAGCGTAGAGCTGGAGGGCATCGACAAGGCTTCCATGATCGAAACCTATTATTCTCATACCGCCTGTTCCATGGTCATGGCGGGGGCGGGTTTGGCCGTGACGGATCCCTTTTCCGCCCATGAGTTTCTGGGGCGCGGCCTGACAATCCGTCCTTTTCAGCCATTTCTTGAGGCGGGGTTTACGGAAATAAGATCGGTTGATCATGCAAACGGCGATCTAACCTCGGAATTTACCGATGCATTTTGGGTTTTTCTTCAGACCGAGTTAGATATTGCTGGGTGA
- a CDS encoding (2Fe-2S)-binding protein, translated as MPKRIENMDTVVTFTFEGQTVRAQAGDSVAAALVGANLRSLRDSVVSGAPRGVFCMMGTCFDCLVEIEGVANRQACMTPVREGMNVRRQRVYEQVK; from the coding sequence ATGCCTAAACGTATTGAGAATATGGATACGGTAGTCACTTTTACTTTCGAAGGGCAAACCGTCAGAGCTCAGGCGGGCGATAGCGTCGCCGCCGCTTTAGTGGGCGCCAATCTGCGTAGCCTGCGCGATAGCGTCGTTAGCGGAGCTCCGCGAGGTGTTTTTTGTATGATGGGCACATGCTTCGATTGCCTGGTGGAAATTGAAGGCGTAGCCAACCGTCAGGCCTGCATGACGCCCGTTCGCGAAGGCATGAATGTACGTCGCCAGCGCGTTTATGAGCAGGTGAAATAA
- the hisP gene encoding histidine ABC transporter ATP-binding protein HisP, whose product MSEHKLIVTELHKQYGEQEVLKGVSLAAKAGDVISIIGSSGSGKSTFLRCINFLEKPSEAVIRINNEEVRMVRDKDGQLKVFDSKQLQLLRTRLAMVFQNFNLWTHMTVLENVMECPVHVLGISKAEARERAIRYLNKVGIDELACSKYPSELSGGQQQRVSIARALAMEPEALLFDEPTSALDPELVGEVLKIMQKLAEEGKTMIVVTHEMEFARKVSTQVIFLDQGKIEEQGSPEAVFDNPQSPRLKRFLSGALTASDNASPILTRSQ is encoded by the coding sequence ATGTCAGAACATAAATTAATCGTAACCGAACTGCACAAACAGTATGGAGAACAGGAGGTGCTTAAAGGCGTGTCGCTGGCCGCCAAAGCCGGGGACGTAATCTCTATCATCGGCTCATCAGGATCTGGCAAAAGTACTTTCCTGCGTTGCATTAATTTTTTGGAAAAACCAAGTGAAGCCGTTATCCGCATCAATAACGAAGAAGTGCGTATGGTTCGGGACAAAGACGGCCAGTTGAAGGTGTTCGACAGTAAACAACTACAATTACTACGTACTCGTCTTGCCATGGTGTTTCAGAATTTTAACCTGTGGACCCATATGACCGTACTGGAAAACGTGATGGAATGCCCGGTACATGTGCTGGGCATCAGCAAGGCGGAAGCGCGGGAACGGGCGATACGATATCTGAATAAAGTCGGCATCGATGAATTGGCGTGCAGTAAATATCCTTCTGAGCTGTCCGGCGGCCAGCAACAACGCGTGTCCATTGCACGCGCCCTGGCGATGGAGCCAGAAGCGCTGCTATTCGATGAACCCACTTCGGCGTTGGATCCGGAGCTTGTGGGAGAAGTTTTGAAAATCATGCAGAAGCTGGCTGAAGAAGGCAAAACCATGATCGTTGTGACCCACGAAATGGAGTTTGCCCGTAAAGTGTCCACTCAGGTGATCTTCCTGGATCAAGGGAAAATTGAAGAGCAAGGCTCCCCGGAAGCCGTGTTCGACAATCCACAAAGTCCGCGTCTGAAGAGGTTTTTGTCGGGGGCGCTGACCGCCTCCGATAATGCCTCACCTATTTTAACAAGGAGCCAATAA
- a CDS encoding ABC transporter permease yields the protein MMTELNFLHEMLMRLLPGIPLTIQLTACSVFFGGILGLILALMRTSGIRPLDLIAKGYMTLFRGTPLLVQIYLVYYGISQFPELRSSVIWPLLRQPWWCAVFALSLNTAAYVAEIVRGSIITVPRGQIEAALAFGMTTRLTYRRVILPQAFVRMLPAYGNEIILMVKATALASTITLMEITGLAAKAISETYRPVEIFAVAGLIYLGLNFSIVYIIRLLESRMSPTSAVAKQCQSRNYF from the coding sequence ATGATGACCGAACTGAATTTCCTGCATGAGATGTTAATGCGTCTGCTGCCAGGCATTCCTTTAACTATTCAATTGACCGCCTGCTCGGTGTTTTTCGGCGGAATTCTCGGGCTGATTCTGGCGCTGATGAGAACCTCAGGGATACGCCCCCTCGATCTGATCGCCAAGGGCTACATGACGCTTTTTAGGGGAACGCCGCTTCTGGTACAAATTTACCTTGTTTACTATGGGATTAGTCAGTTTCCTGAGCTTCGTTCGAGCGTCATCTGGCCATTGCTCCGTCAGCCCTGGTGGTGTGCGGTTTTCGCTTTATCGTTGAACACGGCTGCTTACGTCGCTGAAATCGTTAGAGGTTCAATTATTACCGTACCCAGAGGGCAGATTGAGGCGGCGCTAGCTTTCGGTATGACGACCAGACTGACGTATCGGCGGGTCATCCTTCCGCAAGCGTTTGTTCGCATGCTGCCAGCCTATGGCAATGAAATCATACTAATGGTAAAGGCAACGGCGCTGGCGTCAACGATTACATTAATGGAGATTACCGGGCTTGCGGCGAAAGCGATTTCTGAAACCTATCGTCCCGTTGAAATATTCGCCGTCGCCGGTCTGATTTATCTGGGACTAAATTTCTCAATCGTATACATCATCCGTTTACTGGAATCCCGTATGTCTCCCACATCCGCCGTTGCCAAACAATGCCAGAGTAGGAATTACTTCTGA
- the guaA gene encoding glutamine-hydrolyzing GMP synthase: protein MTENIHQHRILILDFGSQYTQLVARRIRELGVYCELWAWDVTEAQIREFNPNGIILSGGPESTTEFNSPRAPEYVFQAGVPVLGVCYGMQTMAMQLGGHVEGSSEREFGYAQVEVKTDSMLVKDIQDALSATGAPLLDVWMSHGDKVTAIPAGFVTVASTDTCPFAIMANEEKRFYGVQFHPEVTHTRQGLRLLERFVRDICQCEALWTPAKIIDDAVARIRRQVGDDKVLLALSGGVDSSVTAMLLQRAIGDRLTCVFVDNGLLRLNEAEQVMEMFGDHFGLNIVHIEAEERFLSALAGTDDPEAKRKIIGRVFVEVFDEEAIKLTEVKWLAQGTIYPDVIESAASATGKAHVIKSHHNVGGLPKEMKMGLVEPLKELFKDEVRKIGLELGLPYNMLYRHPFPGPGLGVRVLGEVKKEYCDLLRRADAIFIEELHKAELYNKVSQAFTVFLPVRSVGVMGDGRKYDWVVALRAVETIDFMTAHWAHLPYEFLGRVSNRIINEVDGISRVVYDVSGKPPATIEWE from the coding sequence ATGACAGAAAACATTCATCAACACCGCATTCTTATCTTGGATTTCGGCTCGCAATACACACAGCTGGTTGCACGACGTATTCGTGAACTGGGCGTTTATTGCGAACTTTGGGCATGGGATGTCACCGAAGCGCAGATCCGTGAATTCAATCCTAACGGGATTATCCTTTCCGGCGGCCCGGAAAGCACCACCGAGTTTAACAGCCCGCGCGCGCCTGAGTATGTTTTCCAGGCTGGCGTGCCGGTTCTGGGCGTATGCTACGGCATGCAAACCATGGCTATGCAGTTGGGTGGTCATGTGGAAGGCTCCAGCGAGCGCGAGTTTGGTTACGCGCAGGTTGAGGTTAAAACCGACAGTATGTTGGTGAAGGACATTCAGGATGCGTTGAGCGCAACTGGCGCGCCGCTGCTGGATGTTTGGATGAGCCACGGCGATAAAGTGACCGCCATCCCCGCTGGTTTTGTCACGGTCGCCAGTACCGATACCTGCCCGTTCGCCATTATGGCTAACGAAGAGAAACGTTTTTACGGCGTACAGTTCCACCCTGAAGTGACGCATACCCGTCAGGGATTGCGCCTGCTTGAACGTTTTGTGCGCGATATCTGCCAGTGCGAAGCCTTATGGACGCCGGCTAAAATTATCGACGATGCGGTTGCCCGCATTCGCCGGCAGGTCGGCGACGACAAGGTGCTGCTTGCCCTGTCCGGCGGGGTGGATTCTTCCGTTACCGCGATGCTGCTGCAACGCGCGATCGGCGACCGCCTGACCTGTGTTTTCGTCGATAACGGACTGCTGCGCCTTAACGAAGCCGAGCAGGTGATGGAGATGTTCGGCGACCACTTCGGGCTGAATATTGTGCATATCGAAGCGGAAGAGCGCTTCCTGAGCGCCCTGGCTGGCACCGACGATCCGGAAGCGAAACGTAAGATCATCGGCCGCGTTTTCGTTGAGGTATTTGATGAAGAAGCCATCAAGCTGACCGAAGTTAAATGGCTGGCGCAGGGCACCATCTACCCGGATGTGATCGAATCCGCCGCATCCGCAACCGGTAAGGCGCACGTCATTAAATCTCACCATAACGTCGGCGGTTTGCCGAAAGAAATGAAGATGGGTCTGGTCGAACCGCTGAAAGAGCTGTTTAAAGACGAAGTGCGTAAGATCGGGCTGGAGCTGGGCCTGCCGTACAACATGCTTTACCGTCATCCGTTCCCAGGGCCGGGCCTTGGCGTACGCGTGCTGGGCGAAGTGAAGAAGGAGTACTGCGACCTGTTGCGTCGCGCCGATGCGATCTTCATTGAAGAACTGCATAAGGCCGAGCTGTACAACAAGGTCAGCCAGGCATTTACCGTCTTCCTGCCGGTGCGTTCCGTTGGCGTAATGGGCGATGGCCGTAAGTACGATTGGGTTGTCGCCCTGCGCGCGGTGGAAACCATCGACTTTATGACCGCGCACTGGGCGCATCTGCCGTATGAATTCCTCGGCCGCGTCTCCAACCGAATCATCAACGAAGTGGACGGCATCTCCCGCGTGGTTTACGACGTATCCGGCAAGCCGCCGGCAACGATTGAGTGGGAGTGA
- a CDS encoding ABC transporter permease — protein MSSLQLLSFGEGGWGFFLIEALGTTFALAISGMIFGTLLGLCGSLAMLSGIPIFRSLAKVYATVFRGIPDLLVIYLFYFGSSSALTAVSRFFGGEGFVGVPAFAIGVCALGIVSGAYLTEIFRGAIQAIDKGEIEAALAFGMGVMQRIRRIVLPLAARHALSGIGNIWQMLLKETALISVIGVVELMRQSQIAGGSTHQYFTFYLAAALLYLCISWLSGQCFDKAEKISMRSINRGTEHKS, from the coding sequence ATGTCCAGTTTACAACTATTGTCTTTCGGTGAAGGAGGCTGGGGATTCTTCCTGATAGAAGCGTTGGGAACCACATTCGCCTTGGCGATTTCCGGTATGATTTTCGGCACGCTACTGGGCCTGTGTGGTTCGCTCGCCATGCTTTCTGGTATTCCGATTTTCCGCAGCCTCGCCAAAGTATATGCAACCGTGTTTCGCGGTATTCCCGATCTCTTGGTGATTTACCTATTCTATTTTGGCTCTTCGAGCGCCCTGACGGCAGTCAGCCGATTTTTTGGCGGCGAGGGATTTGTCGGCGTCCCTGCTTTTGCTATCGGCGTCTGCGCGCTAGGGATCGTTTCCGGAGCCTATCTGACCGAAATTTTCAGGGGAGCCATTCAGGCAATAGACAAAGGAGAAATAGAGGCCGCCCTGGCATTTGGTATGGGTGTGATGCAGCGTATAAGACGCATAGTGCTGCCGCTTGCCGCGCGTCATGCTTTGTCGGGAATAGGAAATATTTGGCAAATGTTGTTAAAAGAAACGGCTCTCATTTCTGTCATTGGGGTTGTTGAACTCATGCGCCAGTCGCAGATTGCCGGCGGCTCCACTCATCAGTACTTCACTTTTTACCTGGCTGCGGCGCTACTTTACCTCTGCATTTCCTGGCTCTCAGGGCAATGTTTTGATAAAGCAGAAAAGATCTCAATGCGTTCAATCAACCGCGGCACAGAGCATAAATCATGA
- a CDS encoding DUF4303 domain-containing protein, with product MINLNIDRVASCFVRQIERAALVFSSHAENREVYAFCLDLDIENGGCRVSWNTQDAFDATLAEYRQHENRHCALDIDGVSGIKYNSGDFSFHLDELDDDDDGLDQALGEIMDQLGPLYDEKGAEFYQQYYQSVVEKEIVSCAAGAIRQTQTALARFDQHADFIAFVTLHDADDDRLLSIMRQTVNGALLSKIFS from the coding sequence ATGATTAATTTAAATATTGACCGGGTGGCGTCTTGTTTTGTTCGCCAAATTGAACGTGCGGCTTTGGTATTCTCTTCACATGCGGAAAACCGAGAGGTTTATGCTTTTTGTCTGGATTTGGATATTGAAAACGGCGGATGTCGAGTCTCCTGGAATACGCAGGATGCCTTCGACGCCACGCTGGCAGAATATCGCCAGCATGAGAATCGGCACTGCGCACTGGATATCGATGGCGTCAGCGGCATCAAATATAATTCGGGCGACTTTTCGTTCCATCTGGATGAGTTGGATGACGATGATGACGGGCTCGATCAGGCGCTTGGCGAGATCATGGACCAATTGGGCCCATTGTATGATGAAAAAGGCGCCGAGTTTTATCAGCAATATTATCAATCCGTGGTCGAAAAAGAGATCGTATCCTGCGCTGCCGGGGCGATTAGGCAGACGCAGACGGCGCTAGCCCGGTTTGATCAACATGCGGATTTTATCGCTTTTGTAACCCTGCATGATGCCGATGACGATCGTTTACTCAGTATCATGCGGCAAACGGTCAATGGCGCATTGCTGTCTAAAATTTTCAGTTGA
- a CDS encoding NAD(P)/FAD-dependent oxidoreductase → MAIIGAGPAGMAAAIEASRAGLSVIVFDEQSSPGGQIYRGIETASGARHKILGKDYTSGLALAERFRDSSAEYFSNTTVWNIGTDKLVEFSQNGQSKSIRAKSIVSATGALERPCPLPGWTLPGVTTAGALQILLKAAGIVQEDTVLVGSGPLLWAIAAQMVDAGIPPNAIVENLPKGRMKAALPYLLKALRAKEYLIKGVMLMQKVRRAGVPVYRHATNIKIEGEGAVEAITFAAKGKRHHIAAKYIALHQGVVPNQQITRLLSCKHFWDQSQYCFRPEVNERYETSVPDVYAIGDGAGIGGAKAAALQGRLVGLSLAVKAGKADNRDIARIRKALSREGSIRPFLEAYYSPAPDILQPADETIVCRCEEITAGTVRNSVKLGATRPNEVKSLFRTGMGPCQGRVCGLAVMGIIAAQRNEDPELVGYYRIRAPLKPIPLDELAHYAVEPGASEGRAV, encoded by the coding sequence GTGGCGATTATTGGCGCCGGTCCCGCAGGCATGGCGGCCGCTATTGAAGCATCAAGGGCGGGGCTGTCGGTTATCGTGTTTGACGAACAGTCATCCCCGGGCGGGCAGATATATCGGGGAATAGAAACAGCCAGCGGCGCGCGCCATAAAATACTCGGCAAGGACTATACGTCGGGGCTTGCTTTGGCAGAACGTTTCCGTGACAGCAGTGCCGAATATTTTTCCAATACCACGGTTTGGAACATCGGTACAGACAAACTCGTTGAATTTAGCCAGAACGGTCAGTCAAAAAGCATCCGCGCCAAATCAATTGTCTCTGCGACGGGCGCGCTGGAACGTCCTTGCCCGCTCCCCGGCTGGACGTTGCCCGGTGTGACCACGGCTGGCGCTTTACAGATACTACTTAAAGCCGCTGGTATCGTTCAGGAGGATACGGTTCTGGTCGGATCCGGACCGCTTTTATGGGCGATTGCCGCACAGATGGTTGATGCGGGTATCCCGCCAAATGCAATCGTCGAAAATTTACCTAAAGGCCGGATGAAAGCCGCGCTGCCGTATCTCCTAAAGGCGCTTAGGGCGAAGGAATATCTCATCAAGGGGGTTATGTTGATGCAAAAAGTCCGCCGCGCCGGGGTTCCTGTTTATCGCCATGCGACCAATATTAAAATTGAAGGCGAGGGGGCCGTCGAGGCGATTACTTTTGCGGCGAAAGGCAAACGTCACCACATTGCGGCGAAATATATCGCTCTGCATCAAGGGGTTGTGCCAAACCAGCAGATCACTCGGCTTCTATCCTGCAAGCACTTCTGGGACCAGAGCCAATACTGCTTTCGCCCTGAGGTCAATGAAAGGTACGAAACTTCAGTGCCGGATGTTTATGCGATTGGCGATGGCGCGGGGATCGGCGGCGCGAAGGCCGCTGCGCTTCAAGGACGCCTTGTCGGGCTAAGCCTTGCGGTGAAAGCTGGCAAGGCAGACAATCGGGACATTGCGCGCATTCGCAAGGCGTTATCCCGTGAGGGCAGCATTCGTCCCTTCCTTGAGGCGTATTATTCTCCGGCGCCGGATATCCTTCAGCCCGCGGATGAAACCATCGTCTGCCGTTGTGAAGAAATTACGGCGGGTACGGTGCGAAACTCGGTAAAATTGGGCGCCACGCGGCCAAACGAGGTGAAATCGTTGTTTCGAACGGGAATGGGGCCCTGCCAGGGCCGTGTCTGTGGTCTGGCCGTCATGGGCATCATCGCCGCTCAGCGCAATGAAGATCCGGAACTCGTGGGCTATTACCGCATACGAGCGCCACTCAAACCCATCCCGCTTGATGAACTTGCGCATTATGCCGTCGAACCTGGCGCTTCGGAAGGTCGCGCCGTATGA